One stretch of Archocentrus centrarchus isolate MPI-CPG fArcCen1 chromosome 5, fArcCen1, whole genome shotgun sequence DNA includes these proteins:
- the zmynd8 gene encoding LOW QUALITY PROTEIN: protein kinase C-binding protein 1 (The sequence of the model RefSeq protein was modified relative to this genomic sequence to represent the inferred CDS: inserted 3 bases in 2 codons; deleted 4 bases in 4 codons) codes for MHPQSLEEEEGKTEEQTVSEEMEISTRSKVSEAGSTERMAPKRKMPSPSQSSNGHSSAETSPCPVKRKKKPGAVSSSKDQSELRHGPFYYVKQPALTTDPVDVVPQDGRNDFYCWLCHREGQVLCCELCPRVYHAKCLKLPAEPEGDWFCPECEKITVAECIETQSKAMMMLTIDQLSYLLKFALQKMKQPGDHPRLSSRSPHAASTQRKTFNWTEPFQKPVSLEQHPDYAEYIFHPMDLCTLEKNIKKKMYGCTEAFLADAKWILHNCIIYNGGNHKLTATAKVIVKICEHEMNEIEVCPECYLSACQKRDNWFCEPCSNPHPLVWAKLKGFPFWPAKALRDKDGQVDARFFGQHDRAWVPLNNCYLMSKEIPFSVKKTKSIFNSAMQEMEVYVENMRKKFGVFNYAPFRTPYTPENNFQMLLDPSNPSSAPIKPEKQEKIKLSFDMTASPKIALTRTLLPGAGVGGSAAGRRLPLTDMPRSPMSTNSSAHTGSDGEQETADKSQTKASNSQFSTGEESMDCTVSPTHPRPGGAGGSLDSPKSLHSQGPGVPKQEKTPQTGSILNLNLDRSKADMDLKELSETVQQKQGATPVLTSPKRQIKSRFQLNLDKTIESCKAQLGIDEISVDVYKGVEHSDSEDTDKSDSSDSEYASDEEQKTKNGQDTAPSEETHKDPTKTKVKDQPSPGNEEEGRADLLVATESAAGDASATVSDAQTKEKMSSELEKESPEKSKAPPESPVPREKSQSQKLETKQTVPVEDSDSERELVIDLGEEQGGKERKRSKKDSTTVKDSNTGKAPITSAPPSQNSTAPSTPSSVSMQSPVAIPVTVVSFTAPSPATISLASVSSATAAPPPSTSVSTTPTLKKQRPLLPRETVPVVQRAVVWNPTAKFQTSSQKWHLQKVQRQQQNQQPAATAQMQASSPRQGQAQVLTQTPAATNGSTAVSSSSAQQSSQNTRYQTRQAVKAVQQKDTLLSTSTSAVTLVSSSPASVAMMAASSLGTAAAPSPVATDLYIPTASADVAADIAKYTNKLMDAIKGTMTEIYNDLSKNTSGSTVAEIRRLRIEIEKLQWLHQQELSEMKHNLELTMAEMRQSLGRXEERLVSEVKKQTELEKQQAVDETKKKKQWCANCRKEAIFYCCWNTSYCDYPVSKPTGQKHMKSCTQSATAPQQEXEAEPTATTSQNKGLGRIRWPKRSQRHAVSASSDKDCDMEKSADSVAVTLS; via the exons ATGCATCCACAGAG tttggaagaagaagagggaaaaacagAAGAGCAGACTGTTTCTGAAGAAATGGAGATCTCAACACGGTCCAAAG TTTCAGAGGCTGGTTCAACAGAGAGGATGGCGCCAAAAAGAAAGATGCCCAGTCCTTCTCAGTCATCCAATGGCCACTCCTCTGCTGAAACCTCACCCTGCCCagtgaaaaggaagaaaaaaccAGGTGCTGTTAGCAGCAGCAAAGATCAG TCAGAACTAAGACATGGTCCCTTTTACTATGTGAAGCAGCCAGCACTCACCACAGACCCTGTTGATGTTGTACCGCAGGACGGCAGGAATGACTTCTACTGCTGGTTGTGCCACCGCGAGGGCCAGGTGCTCTGCTGTGAGCTCTGCCCCAGGGTGTACCACGCCAAGTGTCTCAAACTACCAGCCGAGCCCGAGGGCGACTGGTTCTGTCCGGAGTGTGAG AAAATAACAGTTGCAGAGTGTATAGAGACTCAGAGCAAAGCCATGATGATGCTTACTATAGACCAGCTGTCTTACCTACTAAAGTTTGCCCTGCAGAAGATGAAACAACCAGGT GATCATCCCCGCTTGTCATCTCGCTCCCCCCATGCAGCTTCCACGCAGAGAAAGACTTTTAATTGG ACCGAAcccttccagaaacccgtgtcTCTCGAACAGCACCCTGATTATGCGGAGTACATTTTTCATCCTATGGATCTTTGCACACTTGAGAAG aatatcaaaaagaaaatgtatggcTGCACAGAGGCCTTTTTGGCAGACGCAAAATGGATCTTGCACAATTGTATTATATACAATGGAG GCAACCACAAACTCACAGCTACGGCTAAAGTGATTGTAAAAATCTGTGAACATGAG atgaaTGAGATTGAAGTTTGCCCTGAGTGTTATTTATCTGCGTGTCAAAAGAGAGACAACTGGTTCTGTGAACCTTGT AGTAACCCGCACCCTCTAGTGTGGGCCAAACTGAAAGGGTTTCCATTCTGGCCTGCTAAAGCTCTGCGGGACAAAGATGGGCAGGTGGACGCTCGCTTTTTTGGGCAGCATGACAG gGCCTGGGTTCCTTTAAACAATTGTTACCTCATGTCCAAGGAAATTCCTTTTTCTGTGAAGAAAACCAAAAGCATTTTCAACAGTGCCATGCAAGAGATGGAGGTCTATGTAGAGAATATGAGAAAGAAGTTTGGAGTGTTTAATTATGCCCCCTTCAGGACGCCGTACACTCCGGAAAATAATTTTCAGATGCTACTGGATCCCTCCAACCCCTCGTCAGCTCCCATCAAACCTGAGAAACAGGAGAAGATCAAGCTGAGCTTTGATATGACTGCGTCACCTAAAATTGCGTTGACCAGGACCTTGTTGCCTGGTGCTGGGGTGGGCGGGAGCGCAGCAGGACGGCGGCTCCCCCTCACTGACATGCCTCGCTCCCCCATGAGCACCAACTCCTCTGCCCATACAGGCTCAGATGGGGAACAGGAAACAGCAGACAAGTCCCAGACAAAAGCATCAAACAGCCAGTTCAGTACAGGAGAAGAGTCCATGGACTGCACAG TCTCACCAACTCATCCTCGACCTGGTGGTGCAGGTGGCTCCTTGGATAGCCCCAAATCCTTACACTCTCAGGGTCCTGGGGTCCCCAAACAGGAGAAGACCCCACAGACAGGAAGCATTCTGAACCTTAATCTAG ATCGAAGTAAAGCAGATATGGACCTGAAAGAGCTAAGTGAAACAGTTCAGCAGAAACAAGGAGCCACACCAGTCCTCACCTCCCCAAAAAGACAGATCAAGAGCCGCTTCCAGCTGAACTTGGACAAAACTATTGAGAGCTGCAAGGCACAGCTGG GTATTGACGAGATCTCTGTGGATGTGTACAAAGGCGTTGAACACAGTGACTCAGAAGACACCGATAAATCTGACTCCAGTGACAGTGAGTATGCCAGCGATGAGGAGCAGAAGACCAAGAATGGACAAGACACAGCACCCAGTGAGGAGACCCATAAGGACCCTACCAAAACTAAAGTCAAAGACCAACCTTCCCCCGGCAATGAAGAGGAGGGCAGAGCTGATTTACTTGTAGCGACTGAATCGGCAGCGGGTGATGCCAGTGCAACAGTGTCTGATGCTCAAACTAAAGAGAAGATGAGCAGCGAATTAGAAAAAGAGAGCCCAGAGAAGAGCAAAGCACCTCCAGAATCTCCTGTTCCCAGAGAAAAGTCTCAGTCTCAGAAACTAGAGACAAAGCAGACTGTGCCAGTGGaggactctgactcagagagGGAGCTGGTAATTGATCTTGGAGAGGAACAGGGTGGCAAGGAAAGGAAGAGGAGCAAAAAAGACAGCACTACTGTTAAGGATTCAAATACTG GTAAAGCTCCGATAACGTCAGCACCCCCATCTCAAAACAGCACAGCGCCTTCCACACCCTCTAGTGTTTCCATGCAGTCCCCTGTGGCCATTCCTGTCACTGTGGTCTCCTTCACTGCCCCCTCTCCTGCAACCATTAGCCTTGCATCTGTGTCCAGTGCCACTGCAGCACCCCCTCCTTCCACTTCTGTCTCCACCACACCGACTTTGAAGAAGCAGCGCCCTCTGCTGCCTAGAGAGACAGTGCCAGTGGTACAGAGGGCTGTAGTGTGGAATCCCACCGCTAAATTTCAGACCTCCTCTCAGAAATGGCACTTGCAGAAGGTGCAACGACAGCAGCAAAACCAGCAGCCTGCGGCAACCGCGCAGATGCAGGCGTCATCTCCCAGGCAAGGCCAGGCGCAAGTGCTAACCCAGACCCCGGCAGCTACAAATGGCTCTACAGCAGTCTCCTCCTCTTCAGCACAGCAGTCCTCACAAAACACACGCTATCAGACCAGACAGGCagttaaag CTGTTCAACAA AAGGACACTCTACTCAGCACATCCACATCGGCAGTCACGCTGGTATCCAGTAGTCCAGCTTCTGTTGCCATGATGGCAGCATCAAGTTTAGGCACAGCTGCC GCACCTTCACCAGTGGCAACAGACCTGTATATCCCCACC GCCTCAGCAGATGTGGCTGCAGACATCGCCAAATACACAAATAAGTTA atgGATGCAATTAAAGGCACAATGACTGAAATCTATAATGACCTTTCAAAAAATACTTCAGGGAGTACAGTAGCAGAG ATAAGGAGACTGAGGATTGAAATAGAGAAATTGCAGTGGCTGCACCAACAAGAGTTGTCGGAAATGAAGCACAATCTTG AGCTGACGATGGCAGAGATGCGGCAAAGTCTGggcag agaggagaggttGGTGAGTGAGGTGAAGAAGCAGACGGAGCTGGAGAAACAGCAGGCGGTGGAtgagacaaagaagaagaaacagtggtGTGCTAACTGCAGGAAAGAGGCCATCTTCTActgctgctggaacaccagctaCTGTGATTACCCTGTCAGCAAGCCCACTGGCCAGAAACACATGAAGTCTTGCACTCAGTCAG cCACAGCTCCACAGCAAG GCGAGGCTGAGCCTACAGCAACGACCTCCCAAAACAAAGGTTTAGGGCGAATACGGTGGCCCAAACGCTCTCAGAGACACGCAGTCTCTGCTTCATCAGACAAAGACTGTGACATGGAA AAGAGCGCAGACAGTGTTGCTGTCACTTTGTCATAA